In the genome of Coregonus clupeaformis isolate EN_2021a chromosome 1, ASM2061545v1, whole genome shotgun sequence, one region contains:
- the LOC121577900 gene encoding uncharacterized protein LOC121577900 isoform X2 produces MNTALMCLCFSVSSTAEMRHITVRKAADGRVVLSKCQKYQLYHCPFCQPSIFKPRDYASVSAHIESHRLKAVLHREFTIFICHLECRAAKHFHCPYCPKTYVNRSDFTKHIPQCESVRGRAPGATARAPDVTSATARGPDVTSATARGPDVTSATARGPDVTSATARGPDVTSAAVRCPDAASAAARGPDATSATARGPDAASATARGPDVTSATARGPDAASVTARAPDVTSATARGPDAASASARGPDAASASARGPDVTSATARGPDAASATARGPGAASATARGPGAASATARGPDVTSATVRGPDVTSATVRGPGSACPAVRPASKRKIKCRNCSLWLNKNNLTKHQLRKHTSAEKDITAHSNLKSQCFVQDNWVFAEDQHIFPVSPSPALIREMLTKQEVILEQQTLILRLLQTGQQNGAEYAIEEGLLPLKDQQGLQSLETDLQGADFKVKLINHLSLIGGCDVKDAVWRLMRRTISNALAKNMNWRGVNRKISLASLQLREVLIAVVRKNPLTSRASESDVESVMKKWLQLAAYREGGRRRRDRSVAAPVP; encoded by the exons CATATCACAGTGCGAAAAGCAGCTGATGGCCGTGTTGTTTTATCCAAGTGCCAGAAGTACCAATTGTATCATTGCCCCTTCTGCCAGCCCTCCATTTTCAAGCCCCGAGACTATGCCAGTGTGTCGGCACACATTGAGTCTCACAGATTGAAGGCTGTGCTGCATAGAG AGTTCACAATATTCATCTGCCATTTGGAGTGCAGAGCAGCAAAGCATTTCCACTGCCCATACTGCCCCAAGACCTATGTAAATAGGAGTGATTTTACCAAACACATTCCACAATGTGAGTCAGTACGTGGGCGAGCCCCAGGTGCAACTGCCAGAGCCCCAGATGTAACCAGTGCAACTGCAAGAGGCCCAGATGTAACCAGTGCAACTGCGAGAGGCCCAGATGTAACAAGTGCAACTGCGAGAGGCCCAGATGTAACCAGTGCAACTGCGAGAGGCCCAGATGTAACCAGTGCAGCTGTGAGATGTCCAGATGCAGCCAGTGCAGCTGCGAGAGGCCCAGATGCAACCAGTGCAACTGCGAGAGGCCCAGATGCAGCCAGTGCAACTGCGAGAGGCCCAGATGTAACCAGTGCAACTGCGAGAGGCCCAGATGCAGCCAGTGTAACTGCGAGAGCCCCAGATGTAACCAGTGCAACTGCGAGAGGCCCAGATGCAGCCAGTGCAAGTGCGAGAGGCCCAGATGCAGCCAGTGCAAGTGCGAGAGGCCCAGATGTAACCAGTGCAACTGCGAGAGGCCCAGATGCAGCCAGTGCAACTGCGAGAGGCCCAGGTGCAGCCAGTGCAACTGCGAGAGGCCCAGGTGCAGCCAGTGCAACTGCGAGAGGCCCAGATGTAACCAGTGCAACTGTGAGAGGCCCAGATGTAACCAGTGCAACTGTGAGAG GCCCAGGTTCAGCGTGTCCAGCTGTGAGACCTGCAAGCAAGAGGAAAATCAAATGTCGTAACTGCAGTTTATGGCTTAACAAAAATAACCTGACGAAACATCAACTAAGGAAGCATACATCTGCTGAGAAGGACATTACAGCTCACTCCAATCTCAAGAGTCAGTGCTTTGTCCAGGACAATTGGGTGTTTGCAGAGGATCAACACATTttccctgtctctccttctcctg CGCTCATTCGGGAAATGCTTACCAAGCAAGAGGTGATACTGGAACAACAGACACTCATCCTACGACTGTTACAAACAGGACAGCAAAATGGAGCAGAATATGCGATTGAAGAAGGCCTTCTGCCGTTGAAGGATCAGCAAGGTCTCCAGAGCCTGGAAACTGATCTTCAGGGGGCTGACTTCAAAGTTAAACTG ATTAACCACTTGAGCCTAATTGGGGGATGCGATGTGAAAGATGCTGTGTGGCGTTTAATGAGGCGCACAATTTCCAATGCGCTGGCAAAAAACATGAATTGGAGAGGAGTAAATCGGAAAATCTCTCTTGCATCCCTTCAACTGAGAGAGGTTTTGATTG CTGTTGTCCGGAAGAATCCGTTAACATCTAGAGCGTCCGAAAGTGATGTGGAGTCGGTCATGAAAAAGTGGTTGCAGCTGGCGGCATACCGggaaggaggaagaaggagaCGAGACAGGAGTGTGGCAGCCCCTGTGCCATGA
- the LOC121577900 gene encoding uncharacterized protein LOC121577900 isoform X1, translating into MNTALMCLCFSVSSTAEMRHITVRKAADGRVVLSKCQKYQLYHCPFCQPSIFKPRDYASVSAHIESHRLKAVLHREFTIFICHLECRAAKHFHCPYCPKTYVNRSDFTKHIPQCESVRGRAPGATARAPDVTSATARGPDVTSATARGPDVTSATARGPDVTSATARGPDVTSAAVRCPDAASAAARGPDATSATARGPDAASATARGPDVTSATARGPDAASVTARAPDVTSATARGPDAASASARGPDAASASARGPDVTSATARGPDAASATARGPGAASATARGPGAASATARGPDVTSATVRGPDVTSATVRGPDVTSATVRGPGSACPAVRPASKRKIKCRNCSLWLNKNNLTKHQLRKHTSAEKDITAHSNLKSQCFVQDNWVFAEDQHIFPVSPSPALIREMLTKQEVILEQQTLILRLLQTGQQNGAEYAIEEGLLPLKDQQGLQSLETDLQGADFKVKLINHLSLIGGCDVKDAVWRLMRRTISNALAKNMNWRGVNRKISLASLQLREVLIAVVRKNPLTSRASESDVESVMKKWLQLAAYREGGRRRRDRSVAAPVP; encoded by the exons CATATCACAGTGCGAAAAGCAGCTGATGGCCGTGTTGTTTTATCCAAGTGCCAGAAGTACCAATTGTATCATTGCCCCTTCTGCCAGCCCTCCATTTTCAAGCCCCGAGACTATGCCAGTGTGTCGGCACACATTGAGTCTCACAGATTGAAGGCTGTGCTGCATAGAG AGTTCACAATATTCATCTGCCATTTGGAGTGCAGAGCAGCAAAGCATTTCCACTGCCCATACTGCCCCAAGACCTATGTAAATAGGAGTGATTTTACCAAACACATTCCACAATGTGAGTCAGTACGTGGGCGAGCCCCAGGTGCAACTGCCAGAGCCCCAGATGTAACCAGTGCAACTGCAAGAGGCCCAGATGTAACCAGTGCAACTGCGAGAGGCCCAGATGTAACAAGTGCAACTGCGAGAGGCCCAGATGTAACCAGTGCAACTGCGAGAGGCCCAGATGTAACCAGTGCAGCTGTGAGATGTCCAGATGCAGCCAGTGCAGCTGCGAGAGGCCCAGATGCAACCAGTGCAACTGCGAGAGGCCCAGATGCAGCCAGTGCAACTGCGAGAGGCCCAGATGTAACCAGTGCAACTGCGAGAGGCCCAGATGCAGCCAGTGTAACTGCGAGAGCCCCAGATGTAACCAGTGCAACTGCGAGAGGCCCAGATGCAGCCAGTGCAAGTGCGAGAGGCCCAGATGCAGCCAGTGCAAGTGCGAGAGGCCCAGATGTAACCAGTGCAACTGCGAGAGGCCCAGATGCAGCCAGTGCAACTGCGAGAGGCCCAGGTGCAGCCAGTGCAACTGCGAGAGGCCCAGGTGCAGCCAGTGCAACTGCGAGAGGCCCAGATGTAACCAGTGCAACTGTGAGAGGCCCAGATGTAACCAGTGCAACTGTGAGAGGCCCAGATGTAACCAGTGCAACTGTGAGAGGCCCAGGTTCAGCGTGTCCAGCTGTGAGACCTGCAAGCAAGAGGAAAATCAAATGTCGTAACTGCAGTTTATGGCTTAACAAAAATAACCTGACGAAACATCAACTAAGGAAGCATACATCTGCTGAGAAGGACATTACAGCTCACTCCAATCTCAAGAGTCAGTGCTTTGTCCAGGACAATTGGGTGTTTGCAGAGGATCAACACATTttccctgtctctccttctcctg CGCTCATTCGGGAAATGCTTACCAAGCAAGAGGTGATACTGGAACAACAGACACTCATCCTACGACTGTTACAAACAGGACAGCAAAATGGAGCAGAATATGCGATTGAAGAAGGCCTTCTGCCGTTGAAGGATCAGCAAGGTCTCCAGAGCCTGGAAACTGATCTTCAGGGGGCTGACTTCAAAGTTAAACTG ATTAACCACTTGAGCCTAATTGGGGGATGCGATGTGAAAGATGCTGTGTGGCGTTTAATGAGGCGCACAATTTCCAATGCGCTGGCAAAAAACATGAATTGGAGAGGAGTAAATCGGAAAATCTCTCTTGCATCCCTTCAACTGAGAGAGGTTTTGATTG CTGTTGTCCGGAAGAATCCGTTAACATCTAGAGCGTCCGAAAGTGATGTGGAGTCGGTCATGAAAAAGTGGTTGCAGCTGGCGGCATACCGggaaggaggaagaaggagaCGAGACAGGAGTGTGGCAGCCCCTGTGCCATGA